In Pollutimonas sp. M17, a single genomic region encodes these proteins:
- a CDS encoding aldo/keto reductase → MKKNIFGATGRAVAAIGQGSWYIDLADRRLAMDALQLGLDLGMDHIDTAEMYGSGAAENVIGEAIQGRRDQVFLVSKVLPGNASRRGTISACERSLRQLGTDRLDCYLLHWRGSYPLEETFAAFEQLQRDGKIRSYGVSNFDADDLQEALDVAGPGRLACNQVLYHLNERAIEHAVLPFCRQHDMALVAYSPFGHDDFPKPGTDGRRVLDDIAQAHDATAHQIALAFLTRDASVFAIPKSARAAHAQANAQAGSIVLAEEEIARIDAAFPRGEEPRHLPMI, encoded by the coding sequence ATGAAAAAAAACATCTTCGGCGCAACGGGCCGTGCCGTCGCCGCCATCGGCCAGGGAAGCTGGTATATCGACCTCGCCGACCGCAGGCTCGCCATGGACGCCTTGCAGCTCGGGCTGGACCTGGGCATGGACCATATCGATACGGCGGAGATGTACGGCTCCGGCGCCGCCGAGAATGTGATCGGCGAAGCGATCCAGGGCCGGCGCGACCAGGTTTTCCTGGTGTCGAAAGTGCTGCCCGGAAATGCGTCGAGGCGCGGCACGATCAGCGCCTGCGAGCGATCGCTCCGGCAATTGGGCACCGACAGGCTGGATTGCTATCTGCTCCATTGGCGCGGATCCTACCCCCTGGAGGAAACCTTCGCCGCCTTCGAGCAATTGCAGCGCGACGGAAAGATACGCTCATACGGGGTCAGCAACTTCGACGCCGACGACCTGCAGGAAGCGCTGGACGTGGCCGGCCCGGGCCGCCTGGCCTGCAACCAGGTGCTCTACCACCTGAACGAGCGCGCCATAGAGCATGCGGTCCTGCCGTTCTGCCGGCAGCACGACATGGCTCTGGTCGCCTACAGCCCTTTCGGGCACGACGACTTCCCCAAGCCCGGCACGGACGGACGGCGCGTCCTGGACGACATCGCGCAGGCGCACGATGCCACGGCACACCAGATCGCCCTGGCTTTCCTTACCCGCGATGCATCGGTATTCGCCATTCCGAAATCGGCCCGGGCGGCCCATGCGCAGGCCAATGCCCAGGCGGGAAGCATCGTGCTGGCAGAGGAAGAGATCGCGCGCATCGACGCCGCATTCCCTCGCGGCGAGGAGCCGCGCCATTTGCCGATGATCTGA
- a CDS encoding DUF72 domain-containing protein has protein sequence MAHIRIGISGWRYAGWRKVFYPDKLAQSRELEFASRQMQTIEVNGSHYALQTPHSYANWYEATPRGFVFSVKSPRYLTHMLRFRDEEKSTIALANFFASGLFRLREKLGPILWQFPPSFRFDARAFEAILAALPSDTHAAAALAGKHDRHVKEVDLEPGRKRRLRHAVEIRHSSFCDEAFIKLLRRYRAALVVSDSVADWPYAEDATSDFIYLRLHGTETLYGGEYKDAALDRWADRISVWASGREPEDARRIHRKSRPRAGRDVFCYFDNDKKVQAPVDARRLMERLAR, from the coding sequence ATGGCTCATATTCGTATCGGCATCTCGGGCTGGCGCTATGCGGGATGGCGCAAGGTCTTCTACCCCGACAAACTGGCGCAATCGCGCGAGCTGGAATTCGCGTCCCGGCAGATGCAGACCATCGAGGTCAATGGATCGCATTACGCCCTGCAGACACCGCACAGCTATGCCAACTGGTACGAGGCCACGCCCAGGGGCTTCGTCTTCAGCGTGAAGAGTCCGCGCTACCTGACTCATATGCTGCGTTTCCGGGACGAGGAAAAAAGCACCATCGCCCTGGCCAACTTCTTTGCCTCCGGCCTGTTCCGCCTGCGCGAAAAGCTGGGCCCCATCCTGTGGCAGTTTCCGCCCAGCTTCAGGTTCGACGCAAGGGCTTTCGAGGCGATTCTGGCCGCCCTGCCATCCGACACGCATGCAGCGGCGGCGCTGGCGGGCAAGCATGACAGGCATGTCAAGGAAGTCGACCTGGAGCCGGGCAGGAAGAGGCGCTTGCGCCACGCGGTCGAAATACGCCACTCCAGTTTCTGCGACGAAGCGTTCATCAAGCTGCTGCGCCGCTACCGCGCCGCGCTGGTCGTATCGGACTCGGTGGCCGATTGGCCTTATGCGGAAGACGCGACGTCCGATTTCATCTATCTGCGCCTGCACGGCACCGAGACGCTGTATGGCGGCGAGTACAAGGATGCCGCCCTGGACAGATGGGCGGACCGGATCTCCGTTTGGGCATCGGGGCGCGAACCCGAGGACGCGCGCCGCATCCATAGGAAGTCCCGCCCCCGTGCGGGACGTGATGTATTCTGCTATTTCGACAACGACAAGAAAGTCCAGGCGCCGGTCGACGCGCGCAGGCTGATGGAACGGCTGGCGCGATAG
- a CDS encoding type 1 glutamine amidotransferase domain-containing protein translates to MNILMVLTSHDRLGNTGQKTGFWLEEFAAPYYVFKDAGASVTLASPEGGQPPLDPKSEEPDAQTAATRRFHSDDQARQALAHTRVLADMREADFDAVFYPGGHGPLWDLAEDGHSIALLEAFGRAAKPMGLVCHGPAALRHVRTEDGASLLRGRSVTGFSNTEEAAVKLGAVVPFSIEDEFRGLGGIYEKGPDWDSYVVIDGRLVTGQNPASSDAAARALVRLLRDDMP, encoded by the coding sequence ATGAATATCCTGATGGTGCTCACCTCGCACGACCGCCTGGGCAATACCGGTCAGAAGACCGGCTTCTGGCTGGAGGAGTTTGCCGCTCCCTACTATGTGTTCAAGGATGCCGGCGCATCGGTGACGCTGGCTTCCCCCGAAGGAGGGCAGCCGCCTCTCGATCCCAAAAGCGAAGAGCCCGATGCCCAGACGGCGGCCACCCGGCGTTTTCACAGCGACGATCAGGCAAGGCAGGCGCTGGCGCATACCAGGGTGCTGGCCGACATGCGCGAAGCCGATTTCGATGCCGTCTTTTACCCGGGAGGCCACGGGCCGCTTTGGGACCTGGCCGAGGATGGCCATTCGATTGCCCTGCTGGAGGCTTTCGGCCGCGCCGCCAAACCCATGGGGCTGGTATGCCACGGACCGGCGGCCTTGCGCCATGTGCGGACGGAGGATGGTGCTTCCTTGCTGAGGGGCCGCAGCGTGACCGGCTTCAGCAACACCGAGGAAGCCGCCGTCAAGCTCGGCGCCGTGGTGCCGTTCTCCATCGAGGACGAGTTCCGCGGCCTGGGCGGCATCTACGAGAAAGGCCCCGATTGGGACAGCTATGTCGTGATCGACGGCCGCCTGGTTACCGGCCAGAACCCCGCTTCGTCCGACGCGGCGGCCCGGGCGCTGGTCCGGCTGCTGCGCGATGACATGCCTTAG
- a CDS encoding amino acid ABC transporter permease, which yields MARDIDTTLLSSARPAPVADRGLGRWLRANLFSSWTNSLITLAILWLAILIVPELYRWAIANAVFQPDFMSCRAVGREGACWGMIAEKFRLIFFGRYPYLEQWRPLVATLLMAGMLWISCYPRFWRKWLAPAWALVLLAFILILRGGVFGLEYVESNLWGGFPLTLLLTVVGIFLALPLAVLIALGRRSKLKAIRSFCIFYVEIVRGVPLITVLFTASFLFPLFLPPEYNIDVLLRVQIGIILFTAAYLAETIRGGLQAIPGGQYEAAAALGLGYWQTVRKITLPQALRIVVAPLVNTFISTFMDTSLVTVVSLYDLTGALRLALGDPNWKAFFMEGYLFVAAIYLVCCYGMSRYSQWVERRLGAASRR from the coding sequence ATGGCACGCGATATCGACACCACCCTCCTCTCTTCCGCCCGCCCCGCGCCCGTGGCGGACCGCGGCCTGGGGCGCTGGCTGCGCGCCAATCTATTTTCCAGCTGGACGAACTCGCTGATCACACTGGCCATACTCTGGCTGGCGATCCTGATCGTTCCCGAACTCTATCGCTGGGCCATCGCCAATGCCGTTTTCCAGCCCGACTTCATGTCCTGCCGCGCCGTGGGGCGTGAAGGCGCGTGCTGGGGCATGATCGCCGAGAAGTTCCGCCTTATTTTCTTCGGCCGCTATCCTTACCTGGAGCAGTGGCGCCCGCTGGTGGCGACGCTGCTCATGGCGGGCATGCTGTGGATCAGCTGCTATCCGCGTTTCTGGCGCAAATGGCTGGCGCCGGCCTGGGCGCTGGTGCTGCTGGCATTCATCCTGATTTTGCGCGGCGGGGTCTTTGGCCTGGAATACGTCGAATCGAACCTGTGGGGCGGCTTTCCCCTGACCCTGCTGCTGACCGTCGTGGGCATCTTCCTGGCCTTGCCCTTGGCCGTGCTGATCGCCCTGGGGCGGCGCTCGAAGCTGAAGGCCATACGCAGCTTCTGCATTTTCTATGTGGAGATCGTGCGCGGCGTACCTTTGATTACCGTCCTGTTCACGGCTTCATTCCTGTTTCCGCTCTTCCTGCCGCCCGAGTACAACATCGATGTGCTGCTGCGCGTTCAGATCGGCATCATCCTGTTCACGGCCGCCTATCTGGCGGAGACCATACGCGGCGGCCTGCAGGCGATCCCCGGCGGCCAGTACGAAGCCGCCGCGGCGCTGGGCCTGGGCTACTGGCAGACCGTGCGCAAGATCACCCTGCCGCAAGCCTTGCGCATCGTGGTCGCACCGCTGGTGAATACCTTCATCAGCACCTTCATGGATACGTCTCTGGTAACGGTGGTCAGCCTTTACGACCTGACCGGAGCGCTGCGCCTGGCGCTGGGCGACCCGAACTGGAAGGCCTTCTTCATGGAAGGCTATCTGTTCGTCGCCGCCATCTACCTGGTGTGCTGCTACGGCATGTCGCGCTACAGCCAGTGGGTCGAACGGCGCCTTGGCGCCGCAAGCCGGCGCTAA
- a CDS encoding amino acid ABC transporter permease has translation MRPDKNKPKRRFSWSTEEGRALIYQVVAVAILALVAWFMLSNTARNLATMQIRSGFGFLSQPAGFDIGEGLVAYASSDSYLRAFLVGVSNTVRVALAGIVLATVLGTLVGIGRLSRNFLLRKLCDGFVETLRNIPLLIQLLGWYLVITELLPTAHEAIQLLPHTYLSKSGLQLPMPVWSPGWLLALIGLPVGIVCARLIRKSAQRKRDRTGDAPRIAVPMAAVIVGMPILGWLAGGAPTAFDLPEATVFSISGGMALTPEFLALLAGLTLYTASSIAEIVRAGILAVSSGQLEASSALGLSRRQTLRLVVLPQAMRVIVPPLTSQYLNLTKNSSLAVTVGYPDIVSVANTSLNQNGQALECISLIMLVYLTISLLIAAFMNWYNHRMALVER, from the coding sequence ATGCGACCCGACAAGAACAAGCCGAAACGGCGATTTTCATGGTCCACCGAGGAAGGCCGCGCGCTGATCTATCAGGTCGTGGCGGTGGCCATCCTGGCGCTGGTCGCCTGGTTCATGCTGTCCAACACCGCCCGGAACCTGGCGACCATGCAGATCCGCAGCGGCTTCGGCTTTCTTTCGCAGCCCGCCGGCTTCGACATCGGCGAAGGCCTGGTCGCCTATGCGTCCAGCGACTCCTACCTGCGCGCCTTTCTGGTGGGCGTCTCCAATACCGTGCGCGTCGCCCTGGCGGGCATCGTCCTGGCCACGGTGCTGGGCACCCTGGTGGGCATAGGCCGCCTGTCCAGAAACTTCCTTCTGCGCAAGCTGTGCGACGGCTTCGTCGAAACCCTGCGCAATATTCCCCTGCTCATCCAGTTGCTGGGCTGGTATCTGGTCATCACCGAACTGCTGCCCACGGCGCACGAGGCGATCCAGCTTCTGCCCCACACTTATTTAAGCAAGAGCGGCCTGCAATTGCCCATGCCCGTCTGGTCGCCGGGCTGGCTGCTGGCCCTCATCGGGCTCCCCGTGGGCATCGTCTGCGCGCGCCTCATCCGCAAATCGGCCCAGCGCAAGCGCGACCGGACGGGCGATGCGCCGCGCATCGCCGTGCCGATGGCCGCCGTCATTGTCGGCATGCCCATCCTGGGCTGGCTGGCGGGCGGCGCGCCCACCGCGTTCGACCTGCCCGAGGCGACGGTGTTCAGCATCAGCGGCGGCATGGCGCTCACCCCCGAATTCCTGGCACTGCTGGCCGGCCTGACCCTGTACACCGCCAGCTCTATCGCGGAGATCGTCCGGGCGGGCATCCTGGCCGTATCGTCCGGCCAGCTTGAAGCCAGCTCGGCGCTGGGCCTGAGCCGGCGCCAGACGCTGCGCCTGGTGGTCCTGCCCCAAGCCATGCGGGTCATCGTCCCGCCCCTGACCAGCCAGTACCTGAACCTGACGAAAAATTCCTCGCTGGCCGTTACGGTCGGCTATCCCGACATCGTCTCCGTGGCCAATACCTCGCTGAACCAGAACGGGCAAGCGCTGGAATGCATTTCACTGATCATGCTGGTCTATCTGACCATCAGCCTGCTGATTGCCGCCTTCATGAATTGGTACAACCATCGCATGGCCCTGGTGGAGCGATAA
- a CDS encoding amino acid ABC transporter substrate-binding protein — MTSSHYLSAAALGIALAATGGIAHAGKTFDSVKAKDQLVCGVNTSAPGFSGVDSKGQWAGLDVDVCRAVAAAVLGDAGKVKYVPLNPPQRFTALQSGEIDMLARNTTWSMTRDVSLGVVFTGINYYDGQGFMVPKKFNVSSAKQLKNAEICLQSGTTSEKNVADYFSANGIPYKSVVFDSPEAAHTAFFAGRCQVISTDMSELAGIRTQSPKPDDYAILPDVISKEPLGPAVRRGDDEWFAVVKWALFAMQNAEEMGITQANVDKVKSESKDPNVQRLLGTSEDMGKQLGLDKDWAYRIIKQVGNYGESFDRNMGENSPLKLPRGVNNLWNNGGLMYAPPVR, encoded by the coding sequence ATGACAAGCAGCCATTACCTATCGGCCGCCGCCCTGGGCATTGCCCTGGCCGCAACGGGCGGCATCGCGCACGCCGGAAAAACCTTCGACTCCGTCAAAGCCAAAGACCAGCTGGTCTGCGGGGTGAACACATCGGCTCCGGGCTTTTCGGGGGTGGACAGCAAGGGCCAATGGGCCGGCCTGGACGTCGACGTCTGCCGCGCCGTTGCCGCCGCCGTGCTGGGCGATGCGGGCAAAGTGAAGTACGTGCCGCTGAATCCGCCGCAACGCTTCACCGCCCTGCAATCGGGCGAGATCGACATGCTGGCGCGTAACACCACCTGGTCCATGACGCGCGACGTGTCGCTGGGCGTGGTCTTTACAGGCATCAACTACTACGACGGCCAAGGCTTCATGGTGCCCAAGAAATTCAACGTCTCCAGCGCCAAGCAGCTGAAGAATGCGGAAATCTGCCTGCAATCGGGCACCACCAGCGAAAAGAACGTGGCCGACTATTTCAGCGCCAACGGCATACCCTACAAGTCCGTGGTGTTCGATTCCCCCGAAGCGGCGCACACCGCCTTCTTCGCCGGCCGCTGCCAGGTCATTTCCACCGACATGTCGGAACTGGCGGGCATCCGCACACAAAGCCCCAAGCCCGACGACTACGCCATCCTGCCCGACGTCATCTCCAAGGAGCCGCTGGGCCCCGCGGTGCGCCGCGGCGACGACGAGTGGTTCGCCGTCGTCAAATGGGCGCTGTTCGCCATGCAGAATGCGGAAGAAATGGGCATCACCCAGGCCAATGTCGACAAGGTGAAAAGCGAAAGCAAGGATCCCAACGTCCAGCGCCTGCTGGGAACCAGCGAAGACATGGGCAAGCAGTTGGGGCTGGACAAGGACTGGGCCTACCGCATCATCAAGCAAGTGGGCAACTACGGCGAGAGCTTCGACCGCAACATGGGTGAGAACTCGCCGTTGAAACTGCCCCGCGGCGTCAACAACCTGTGGAACAACGGCGGCCTGATGTACGCTCCGCCCGTCCGCTGA
- a CDS encoding Lrp/AsnC family transcriptional regulator — protein MPDDIDRILINALMEDSRLSLKALSRASGLSSPSVAERLRRLEERGVLTGYTVNVDPRSFGYMLQAIVRVRPLPGRMHAVERLIQGIAEFTECDKVTGEDCFVARLNVRSMEQLDAILDKLADQAETNTAIVKASPVKRRLPPLIPTDP, from the coding sequence ATGCCCGACGACATCGACCGAATTCTTATCAATGCCCTCATGGAGGACTCCCGCCTTTCGCTCAAGGCGCTGTCGCGCGCCAGCGGGCTGTCCTCGCCCAGCGTGGCCGAAAGACTGCGCCGCCTGGAGGAACGCGGCGTGCTCACCGGCTACACCGTCAACGTGGACCCCAGGTCGTTCGGCTACATGCTGCAGGCCATCGTGCGGGTGCGCCCCCTTCCCGGCCGCATGCACGCCGTCGAGCGGCTGATCCAGGGCATTGCGGAATTCACCGAATGCGACAAGGTGACGGGCGAGGACTGCTTCGTGGCGCGCCTGAACGTCCGGTCCATGGAGCAGCTCGACGCCATCCTGGACAAGCTGGCCGACCAGGCCGAGACCAATACCGCCATCGTCAAGGCCAGCCCCGTGAAGCGCCGCCTGCCCCCGCTGATCCCAACCGACCCATAG